In the genome of Sphingomonas sp. LR60, the window TCGCGCCCGGCGTGTCGGTGGTCGGCATCACCCGCTCGCTGAGCGCCGCGACCAGCGCCCGCTGCGCAGCGGTGAAGACCGGTGCGGGCGGCCCGGTGTTGATGACGGGATCGGGCTTATAGGCGACCGCGCGCGCGAGCGGGGCAAAGGCGCTCGCCCCGAACGCCGCAACCATCGCGGCCAGCGTCTCGCGACGGCCGATCATCGCGACGCCTCGCGCCCGCGACATGCGTGAGCCTGGCTCATAAACATCCCCACCCGTTGATTTTGTTAGCGCAATCTTTCCACGCTCCGGCCGCCTAGTCAATGCGGCGAACGTCTGAGCCAGATCAGCCACATGCCCGCCATTAACCTTATTTCAGCAAGCATTTGTCATTGACGAGCTACACCCGGCTCGTTCGCGAGCGCTACATCTCGTCATGCCGCTCGCGTCCGGGCGGCTTCTTATTCAATCCGGGAAGGAGGTTCTTGATGACGACACGCGGCCTATCGGCATGGTTCGGCCTAGGTTCCAGCCTTCTGGCGATCCTCGTCGCCGTCGAGCGCCCACACTGGTTCGGCCTCGCCGCTGCCGCCCCGACGGTCGCGACGACGCAAACCGCAGCGCCCGCCGGCGTCACCGCGCGCTCCGCGCCGTGGCTCATCAAGCGCGACGGCGCGGCGCAGCGCTGACCGGGCACGCCGGTCGCCACGCCGCGCCAGTCTTCCGCTACTCGCCGCCAGCCGCGCGCTGCTGCGCGGCACGCTCGGTGAGCGTCTTCAGCGTTTCGTCGAATCGCCCTTCCCGCTCGGCCTGACGCAGGAACTGCACCTCGTCGACGAGGATCTCGCGCGGGGTCGGCTGTTGCAGGAACTGCGCGGTGACCGCATCGGCGAACGCTTCCAGCGGCATGTAGCCCGGGCGATGCGCCTGCCCTGGCGTCAGATCGGTCTGCACCCCCGGCGGTGCCAGCTCGATCACCTCGACCTTCCCCGCCAATTGCGTCCGCAGCGACACCGTATACGAGTGGATCGCCGCCTTGGTCGCCGAATAGGTCGGCGCGGCGACCAGCGGAACATACGCCAGCCCCGAGGTAACCGTCACGATCGCGGCATCAGGCTGCGCGATCAGATGATCCGTCAGCGCATTGGTCAGGCGGATCGGCCCGAGAATGTTGATCTCCACCGTCGCCTCGGCATCCCGCAGGTCACGACGCGCCGTCAGGTCCTCGAACTTCATGATCCCGGCGTTGTTGAACAGCACGTTCAGCTTCGGGAAGTCCGCAACGATCGCCTCCGCGAACGCCTCGACTCCCGCCGCATCCTCGACGTCCAGCGTCCGCACGTGGAGACGCTCGCGCCCCGCAGCGGCCTTCTCGAGTGCGTCGCGCCGCCGCCCGGCGATGATGACGGTATCGCCGCGGTCGTGGAAGCGGTGCGCCAGCGCCTCGCCGATACCGCTGCCGCCGCCCGTCATCAGGATCGTATTGCCACTGGTCTTCATCGTTGCTCGCTCCGCCTCCGCCGGCGCGCCTCGCGACCAGCGCGCATCATAACGTCATGATGATATTGCTTGTTTCCACGGCCGACGCGGCTCGTCGCGTCCTGAACCCGGATCGACCGCCGCACCGCAAGCCCGGCGGGACGCTTCCTTGATCGGGATCACCAAGCTAGATCGCGCGTTAACCTTCCCCGAACATTAATGGACTCCATGACCGATCCTTCCCCGACCATGGCCGACGATCTTCCGCCGGGGCTTGGCTTCCTGGCCGGTGGCGGTGCGGCGACGAAGTTGATCCTCG includes:
- a CDS encoding SDR family oxidoreductase, encoding MKTSGNTILMTGGGSGIGEALAHRFHDRGDTVIIAGRRRDALEKAAAGRERLHVRTLDVEDAAGVEAFAEAIVADFPKLNVLFNNAGIMKFEDLTARRDLRDAEATVEINILGPIRLTNALTDHLIAQPDAAIVTVTSGLAYVPLVAAPTYSATKAAIHSYTVSLRTQLAGKVEVIELAPPGVQTDLTPGQAHRPGYMPLEAFADAVTAQFLQQPTPREILVDEVQFLRQAEREGRFDETLKTLTERAAQQRAAGGE